The following coding sequences lie in one Methanomassiliicoccales archaeon genomic window:
- a CDS encoding ABC transporter ATP-binding protein, which yields MIVLKTTPIITDSDESAVLTVDGISKTYGNRFTTRNIQALDQASFRLDRNEICGLVGPNGAGKSTLIKIIMGIERGNGGSVRLASGDGRPDFGYVPERPTFFEDLSAYYNLLYFARLYRITDPEQSAMKGLEAFGLDDRAEDFVGDFSKGMKQRLAIARSILHHPRVLLMDEPFSGLDPTAMIDIRKSLKTLKDQDISILLSSHELYEIDQVCDSIIFIKSGKIIGKEGYQRQGNLLNMQITVENPSQQLLDAVSGRRVLSVSPDGKEILIELERPQIPDIVSSIVYAGGRIVETKIVQRKAEDMYTEIIMEGGR from the coding sequence ATGATAGTCCTCAAGACTACTCCTATTATTACTGATTCCGACGAATCGGCCGTCCTAACGGTCGACGGCATCTCCAAGACCTACGGGAACCGGTTCACCACCCGCAACATCCAGGCTTTGGACCAAGCCTCATTCCGGTTAGATAGGAACGAGATATGCGGGCTGGTCGGTCCGAACGGGGCCGGGAAGAGCACACTGATCAAGATCATCATGGGCATTGAGAGAGGCAATGGTGGAAGTGTAAGACTCGCCTCAGGGGACGGACGGCCTGATTTCGGGTATGTTCCCGAAAGGCCGACATTCTTCGAGGACCTGAGCGCCTACTATAACCTGCTGTATTTCGCCAGACTTTATCGGATCACCGACCCGGAACAGTCGGCCATGAAGGGACTTGAGGCCTTCGGCCTCGATGACCGAGCGGAAGACTTCGTCGGGGATTTCTCAAAGGGCATGAAGCAGCGGCTGGCAATCGCCCGGTCGATCCTGCATCACCCGCGCGTCCTGCTGATGGACGAACCCTTCTCCGGTTTGGACCCAACGGCGATGATAGACATCAGGAAATCGCTCAAGACACTTAAGGACCAGGACATCTCCATACTGCTGTCCTCGCACGAGCTGTATGAGATAGACCAGGTCTGCGATTCGATCATCTTCATCAAGTCTGGCAAGATCATAGGCAAGGAGGGCTACCAGAGACAAGGAAACCTGTTGAATATGCAGATAACCGTCGAAAATCCGAGCCAGCAGCTGTTGGACGCCGTCTCGGGGAGAAGGGTGCTCAGCGTTTCCCCCGACGGAAAGGAGATATTGATCGAACTGGAGCGGCCCCAGATACCCGACATCGTTTCATCCATCGTCTATGCCGGGGGCCGGATCGTGGAGACCAAGATCGTCCAGAGGAAGGCCGAGGACATGTACACCGAGATCATAATGGAGGGTGGCAGATGA
- the feoB gene encoding ferrous iron transport protein B produces the protein MEVALVGHPNVGKSVLFNRMTGVGAISSNYPGTTVEYLEGTVVHKGVTLHVYDLPGTYGLTGATEDEVVAVKLLAEHRPDVVVAVADATRLEPSLVMIYQLIELGFNVIVALNFMDVARRRHHIDVGLLQEIIKVPVVPMVALTEEGVDVLVESIIENKARVSDFSIRYAEGIEDIIHQLTPDASTVESVYPARGAILKLLEGNQYFTDHLPATVKKMAMEERAAFKLKHDEDIDVHINRDRYGEAGLTIRKVQSRVERHLTRAERISEITLKPATGIPILFAVLIGVFFTVVIVGGALEGVLSTVYLQLTSGFFDGLANAIGGTFGLSISKGIDLSIQAIISIVIPYILVFYLILALLEDSGYLPRVVILLDGVMHKFGLHGRAIIPMIVGTGCNVPAILATRVMESKRERLILATITILAVPCSAQTVVILGTIGKFGGIWYAALIYLILLAILLVLGRLLNHYMKFEPSGLMFEIPDMAMPQARNVLSKTWMRVRDFFVVAFPILLVGSLVLEFLMNYGVLGALVDPLSPFTVGFLGLPAIIIVALIFGVMRKEMSLQLLVILFGTANLASVMSSEQLFVFALIMATYVPCMSALAVMVKEFGLKDSLKVTSASLVIAFSLGGLAHFLFTLR, from the coding sequence ATGGAAGTAGCCCTGGTCGGGCACCCTAACGTCGGAAAATCCGTCCTTTTCAACCGGATGACCGGTGTGGGTGCTATTTCCTCCAACTACCCAGGTACGACCGTGGAGTACCTGGAAGGCACGGTCGTGCACAAAGGGGTCACGCTTCACGTCTATGACCTGCCCGGAACCTACGGGCTCACGGGAGCCACCGAGGACGAAGTGGTGGCGGTCAAGCTGCTGGCAGAGCACCGCCCTGATGTAGTGGTCGCGGTCGCCGACGCCACCCGGCTGGAGCCGAGCCTGGTCATGATCTACCAGCTCATCGAGCTGGGCTTCAATGTCATCGTAGCCCTCAACTTCATGGATGTGGCCCGCAGGCGCCATCACATCGACGTCGGTCTTCTGCAAGAAATAATCAAGGTCCCCGTCGTACCGATGGTCGCCCTCACCGAAGAGGGCGTGGACGTTCTCGTCGAGTCGATCATCGAGAACAAGGCCAGGGTTTCGGATTTCTCCATAAGGTACGCCGAGGGCATCGAGGACATCATCCACCAGCTCACGCCTGACGCCTCTACCGTCGAATCTGTCTATCCAGCCCGGGGCGCCATCCTGAAGCTGCTGGAGGGCAATCAGTACTTCACCGATCATCTTCCTGCCACCGTGAAGAAGATGGCCATGGAGGAGCGGGCCGCCTTCAAGCTGAAGCACGACGAGGACATCGACGTGCACATAAACCGTGACCGTTATGGCGAGGCCGGCCTGACCATCAGGAAGGTGCAGAGCCGGGTGGAACGCCATCTGACCAGGGCGGAACGGATATCCGAGATCACCCTGAAGCCGGCCACCGGCATCCCGATACTTTTTGCGGTCCTGATCGGCGTGTTCTTCACCGTCGTCATCGTCGGAGGAGCGCTGGAGGGGGTCCTCTCGACCGTCTACCTTCAGCTCACATCCGGGTTCTTCGATGGGCTGGCCAATGCCATCGGCGGTACCTTCGGGCTCTCGATCTCCAAAGGCATAGACCTCTCGATCCAGGCCATCATATCGATCGTCATACCGTACATCCTGGTGTTCTACCTGATATTGGCGTTGCTGGAGGATTCCGGCTACCTGCCGCGGGTGGTCATCCTGCTGGACGGCGTGATGCACAAGTTCGGTCTTCACGGCCGGGCGATAATCCCGATGATCGTCGGTACCGGATGCAACGTGCCGGCCATCCTGGCCACCAGGGTGATGGAATCGAAGAGGGAGCGGCTGATCCTGGCCACGATCACCATACTGGCGGTCCCCTGCTCGGCCCAGACGGTGGTCATCCTTGGCACGATCGGCAAGTTCGGGGGCATCTGGTATGCAGCGCTCATCTACCTCATCCTGCTGGCGATCCTGCTGGTGCTGGGTCGGCTGCTTAACCATTACATGAAGTTCGAGCCGTCCGGACTCATGTTCGAGATTCCGGACATGGCCATGCCCCAGGCCAGGAACGTGCTGTCCAAGACCTGGATGCGGGTAAGGGATTTCTTCGTGGTGGCGTTCCCGATACTGCTTGTGGGCAGCCTGGTGCTGGAATTCCTGATGAACTACGGTGTCCTCGGAGCGCTGGTGGATCCTCTTTCCCCGTTCACGGTGGGTTTCCTCGGGTTGCCGGCGATCATCATCGTGGCGCTCATCTTCGGGGTCATGCGCAAGGAGATGTCGCTGCAGTTACTGGTCATCCTGTTCGGCACCGCGAACCTGGCATCGGTCATGAGCTCGGAGCAGCTCTTCGTGTTCGCACTCATAATGGCAACGTACGTGCCGTGCATGTCGGCGCTGGCGGTGATGGTGAAGGAGTTCGGGCTGAAGGACTCGTTGAAGGTGACGTCCGCCTCGCTGGTGATCGCCTTCTCCCTGGGTGGACTGGCCCATTTCCTGTTCACTCTGAGGTGA
- a CDS encoding ABC transporter permease subunit: protein MKQLLIQVRKDLKLLSTDARFIFLIVVLAAIAFIIAVQSCSSYVNSAKGSTIVTSASLIIQQKVNLGQYWTMLLAIDSAIFTVAGALAMTAEKDTGMLRYILTSGCDKKRFFASKFIVLLMMVLIAVAVSLVAYLIAFAMMDMPSLGADTLFASMMFPLIILLVFAAIGLFLATVSKKKAVPIILAIFLFFLVTMMFNLSLTLGANEAYRANPHVGANNATEFIPPLFLAMDLANPMILTQGTYLSMGVVPNDFASVYNPVPYDLTGGAILGLAMMLVFVAIGYAAFRTERLDKVGDSGIIGRILGR from the coding sequence ATGAAGCAGTTGCTCATCCAGGTGAGGAAGGACCTGAAGCTCCTTTCCACCGATGCCCGATTCATCTTCCTGATCGTCGTGCTTGCCGCTATCGCTTTCATCATAGCGGTGCAGTCCTGCTCATCCTATGTCAACAGCGCAAAGGGTTCCACCATAGTCACGTCCGCCTCTTTGATCATCCAGCAGAAGGTCAATCTGGGTCAGTATTGGACCATGCTGCTCGCCATCGATTCGGCGATATTCACAGTGGCCGGGGCGCTGGCTATGACGGCAGAGAAGGACACCGGAATGCTCCGATACATCCTGACCTCCGGATGCGACAAGAAGAGGTTCTTCGCGAGCAAGTTCATAGTGCTGCTGATGATGGTCCTCATAGCGGTGGCGGTGTCCCTGGTCGCGTATCTGATCGCCTTTGCGATGATGGACATGCCCTCGCTAGGGGCTGACACACTGTTCGCTTCGATGATGTTCCCTTTGATCATCCTGCTGGTGTTCGCCGCGATCGGCCTGTTCCTTGCCACCGTTTCCAAAAAGAAAGCAGTGCCGATCATCTTGGCCATCTTCCTGTTCTTCCTGGTGACCATGATGTTCAACCTCAGTTTGACCTTGGGCGCAAACGAGGCGTACAGGGCGAATCCCCACGTTGGGGCAAACAATGCCACCGAATTCATACCGCCGCTGTTCCTGGCCATGGACCTGGCAAACCCTATGATCTTGACGCAGGGGACCTACCTAAGCATGGGCGTAGTCCCAAATGATTTCGCAAGTGTCTACAATCCCGTACCATATGATCTCACAGGGGGAGCGATCCTCGGCCTGGCCATGATGCTGGTCTTCGTCGCGATCGGATATGCTGCGTTCAGGACAGAACGGTTGGACAAGGTCGGAGATAGTGGGATCATCGGCAGGATACTTGGGAGGTAG
- a CDS encoding LysE family transporter — MGGSAIAAIAPNPDSASLAVFMAGYMAGSVVWSLGYSGLLAYGRRFLTKRLFQAIYVVCGMVLVLFAVMIFWSSING, encoded by the coding sequence ATCGGCGGGTCGGCCATTGCCGCGATAGCGCCCAACCCTGACTCGGCATCGTTGGCAGTGTTCATGGCCGGATATATGGCCGGTTCGGTCGTTTGGAGCCTTGGATATTCTGGGCTTCTGGCCTACGGACGGAGGTTCCTGACCAAACGGCTGTTCCAGGCTATCTACGTGGTTTGCGGCATGGTGCTGGTGCTGTTCGCGGTCATGATCTTCTGGTCATCGATCAACGGCTAG
- a CDS encoding glutamate--tRNA ligase — MSDMNLELVIRKYALQNAVQHNGSANPKAVQGKVLAEQPAMRTRVVEILPLIADIISKVNAMAVDDQRKELETIDASMLNKKEKVERIHVLPDLPGATDGNVVMRFAPGPSGPLHLGHTRVAILNDEYCRRYNGVFINRIEDTNPEKIDPDAYRMIPEDLEWMGVKVDKTVIQSDRFDLYYDIARQLIEKNAAYVCTCPADDWRKMKEESRACPHRDLPKETQLEMFDKMLAGHFEEEKAIVVVKTDLKHPNPAIRDFVGLRIVKQPHPRVGTRFCVYPAMNFSVAVDDHFLGLTHVIRGIDHLNNTLRQEYIFKYFGWKMPWYHHYGLVSIPEAILKTSTVGKGIKTGEYSGWDDVRLGTVRAMEKRGISPNAIRQFWVDCGIKEANIEFSWENLYAYNRDIVQNEADRYFFVWNPTSLKITGVDRLESHAPLHPDHPEKGVRKYVLAGDPIELRVVAEDLVNAQERGKLRLKDLGNVELTESGVGRYIGNDLAILKEKVRIIHWVPVDSTPATVYMPDGSTKEGFTETIPEFEVKKVVQFERFGFVRIDSVSPKVRAFYTHP, encoded by the coding sequence ATGTCAGACATGAACCTTGAGCTCGTGATCCGGAAGTACGCCCTTCAGAACGCCGTCCAGCACAACGGCTCCGCCAACCCCAAGGCGGTCCAGGGTAAGGTACTGGCAGAGCAGCCCGCGATGCGGACCAGGGTCGTGGAGATATTGCCCCTCATAGCTGATATCATCAGCAAGGTCAACGCCATGGCAGTTGATGACCAGCGCAAGGAGCTGGAGACGATCGATGCGTCCATGCTCAACAAGAAGGAGAAGGTGGAGCGTATCCATGTGCTGCCAGATCTTCCAGGGGCGACCGACGGTAACGTCGTGATGCGTTTCGCTCCCGGCCCGTCCGGGCCGCTGCACCTGGGACACACCAGGGTCGCCATTTTGAACGACGAGTACTGCAGACGTTACAATGGAGTGTTCATCAACCGGATCGAGGACACCAATCCGGAGAAGATCGATCCGGACGCCTATAGGATGATCCCGGAGGACTTGGAGTGGATGGGCGTGAAGGTCGACAAGACCGTGATCCAGTCCGACCGGTTCGACCTGTACTATGACATCGCCAGGCAGCTCATCGAGAAGAACGCCGCCTATGTCTGTACCTGTCCGGCCGATGACTGGAGGAAGATGAAGGAGGAGAGCAGGGCCTGCCCCCACCGCGATTTGCCCAAGGAGACGCAGCTTGAGATGTTCGACAAGATGCTTGCCGGGCATTTCGAGGAGGAAAAGGCCATAGTCGTGGTCAAGACCGACCTGAAACACCCCAACCCGGCCATCAGGGATTTTGTCGGACTGCGCATCGTTAAGCAACCGCATCCACGTGTCGGGACCCGGTTCTGCGTGTATCCGGCCATGAACTTCTCGGTCGCGGTCGATGATCATTTCCTGGGCCTGACGCATGTGATCCGGGGCATCGACCACCTGAACAACACCCTGCGCCAGGAATACATATTCAAGTACTTTGGCTGGAAGATGCCCTGGTACCACCACTACGGTCTGGTCTCGATCCCGGAGGCTATCCTGAAGACGTCGACGGTCGGCAAGGGCATCAAGACCGGGGAGTACTCCGGCTGGGATGACGTTCGCCTTGGGACCGTCCGGGCCATGGAGAAGAGGGGCATCTCACCCAACGCCATACGCCAGTTCTGGGTGGACTGCGGCATCAAGGAGGCCAACATCGAGTTCTCCTGGGAGAACCTCTACGCCTACAACCGGGACATCGTGCAGAACGAGGCGGACCGTTACTTCTTCGTTTGGAACCCCACGTCGCTCAAGATCACCGGTGTGGACAGGCTTGAGTCGCACGCCCCGCTTCATCCGGACCACCCAGAGAAGGGCGTGAGGAAGTATGTGCTGGCCGGCGACCCGATCGAGTTGCGGGTCGTGGCCGAGGACCTGGTGAACGCACAGGAACGGGGGAAACTGAGGCTCAAGGACCTGGGCAACGTTGAGCTGACCGAATCGGGCGTGGGCAGATACATAGGCAATGACCTGGCGATCCTGAAGGAAAAGGTCAGGATCATCCATTGGGTCCCTGTCGATTCCACACCAGCGACGGTCTACATGCCAGATGGGTCCACGAAGGAGGGTTTCACCGAGACCATCCCGGAGTTCGAGGTGAAGAAGGTGGTCCAGTTCGAGCGCTTCGGGTTCGTCCGCATCGATTCCGTGTCACCGAAGGTCAGGGCCTTCTACACCCATCCCTGA
- a CDS encoding LysE family transporter: protein MFELVLLFASAFVVGLIYCGLPGAISTEALRRGVKGGFRPAASLEIGSCVGDFTWAAIALVGLSFLVQDSNVRTVLGLFGGSLL from the coding sequence GTGTTTGAGCTGGTACTTCTTTTCGCCTCGGCATTCGTGGTCGGACTTATCTATTGCGGATTGCCAGGTGCCATCAGCACCGAGGCTCTGAGGCGCGGGGTTAAGGGAGGATTTCGCCCGGCCGCCTCACTGGAGATCGGTTCATGCGTCGGCGATTTCACCTGGGCCGCCATCGCCCTCGTCGGCCTCTCGTTCCTGGTGCAGGACAGTAATGTCAGGACCGTTCTGGGCCTCTTCGGTGGCTCTCTCCTATAA
- a CDS encoding cation:proton antiporter, producing MANVELLIEIGTILMVAFIGATIATKLKQSVILGYIIAGALIGPYIYIEIGPIVYNGVVHETGLIDLFSQLGLILLIFFVGLEFSIDKIKRVKGPAVVLSLIDVGLNLFTGFLLAAWLGWGLVDSIFLAAVLSMSCSAVAMKTLVELGRLEKPETEFMLGMIILEEFISMLFLTLVGGLLIKGDATFSPTNMIVGMVAFFVFFAVMAAVVIPYVIKRLDKMKSDEMFVLFMLGIIALTAAIAEYCGVPSLIGAFFIGITFAETRITKRLERKIAPLRDAFVAIFFVSFGMFIDPSMFGAVWSIIIIAVVIILLDEIVIMSIVAYLVGFPRREAVSIGSSFSARGGESVMYATVGSKAATATKGAELYPIAGAITFVMSVLCPYFIKKSYEIADRMAIRVPRYIAYGGSIFSRTMGKMILPGGLRLFKTSKGLPISLSLYLMSIISILSLTGELRLAAFMISLGACAVAWFALRSEIDKVVRKIDYSNLGTIYGNAGKISHYIASVISLSMIMCVTDAFVMVVYWPSVIIISVAYVSWFIYLMKMVHHHTCDDSVKMPEFRRVPAEETAEPGNPVYKHRERWKGFEDDEQH from the coding sequence ATGGCTAACGTCGAGCTGTTAATTGAGATTGGAACGATATTGATGGTGGCATTCATAGGCGCTACCATCGCCACGAAGCTGAAGCAGAGCGTTATCCTAGGCTACATTATCGCAGGGGCACTGATCGGCCCCTACATTTACATCGAGATCGGTCCGATCGTCTACAACGGTGTGGTGCACGAGACCGGTCTGATCGACCTATTCTCCCAGCTTGGCCTGATCCTGCTCATCTTCTTTGTCGGGCTGGAGTTCTCCATCGATAAGATCAAGCGGGTCAAGGGTCCAGCGGTCGTGCTCTCGCTGATCGATGTGGGGCTGAACCTCTTTACCGGTTTCCTCCTCGCCGCCTGGCTGGGATGGGGATTGGTCGATTCGATATTCCTGGCAGCGGTCCTTTCGATGAGCTGTTCCGCCGTGGCCATGAAGACGCTGGTGGAGCTCGGAAGGCTGGAGAAGCCGGAGACCGAGTTCATGCTGGGCATGATAATTCTAGAAGAGTTCATCTCCATGCTGTTCCTGACCCTGGTAGGCGGCCTGCTGATCAAAGGGGATGCCACTTTCTCACCGACCAACATGATCGTCGGCATGGTGGCCTTCTTTGTGTTCTTCGCGGTCATGGCCGCGGTCGTGATCCCCTACGTCATCAAACGCCTGGACAAGATGAAGAGCGACGAGATGTTCGTCCTGTTCATGCTGGGCATCATTGCCTTGACCGCGGCCATAGCGGAATACTGTGGCGTTCCATCCCTTATAGGCGCCTTCTTTATCGGCATCACCTTTGCGGAGACCCGGATCACAAAGCGCCTGGAGAGAAAGATCGCTCCCCTCCGCGACGCGTTCGTTGCCATCTTCTTCGTGTCCTTTGGCATGTTCATCGACCCCTCGATGTTCGGCGCGGTCTGGTCGATCATCATCATAGCGGTGGTCATAATCCTATTGGACGAGATCGTCATCATGTCCATAGTGGCGTATCTGGTGGGCTTTCCCAGAAGGGAGGCGGTATCCATCGGCTCATCCTTCAGCGCCCGTGGGGGCGAATCGGTGATGTACGCCACCGTCGGAAGCAAGGCCGCCACCGCTACCAAGGGGGCGGAGCTCTATCCGATAGCTGGAGCGATAACCTTCGTCATGTCAGTTCTCTGTCCGTACTTCATCAAGAAGAGCTATGAGATCGCGGACCGCATGGCCATTAGGGTGCCCAGATACATAGCCTATGGCGGCTCCATTTTCTCCCGTACCATGGGAAAGATGATCCTACCCGGAGGCCTGAGGCTCTTCAAGACGTCGAAGGGTTTGCCGATATCCCTCTCGCTCTACCTTATGTCCATCATATCGATCCTTTCCCTGACCGGAGAACTTCGTCTGGCCGCCTTCATGATCTCGCTCGGCGCATGCGCGGTGGCCTGGTTCGCACTTCGCTCAGAGATCGACAAGGTGGTAAGGAAGATCGACTACTCCAATCTCGGGACCATCTATGGGAATGCTGGCAAGATCTCTCATTACATCGCTTCGGTGATCAGCCTGTCGATGATCATGTGCGTGACCGACGCGTTCGTGATGGTCGTCTACTGGCCTTCGGTCATCATCATTTCCGTGGCCTACGTGTCCTGGTTCATCTATCTCATGAAGATGGTCCACCATCACACCTGCGACGATTCGGTCAAAATGCCGGAGTTCCGTCGTGTCCCGGCTGAAGAAACCGCAGAGCCAGGCAATCCAGTGTACAAACACCGGGAGCGCTGGAAGGGATTCGAGGACGATGAGCAGCATTGA
- a CDS encoding metal-dependent transcriptional regulator has product MVSENIEEYLESIWELNQLGKPAKTTDIAAELKVSPASVTEMVQKLAEEGYVVYEKYKGVTLTEEGNRIGSKIKRRHRLLERFLVDILGVENEKSHEEACRLEHTISDVSEKSLCQMMNNPQTSPKGKPIPRCENNCLDCIGEPTISMSMLRPGEAGLITHLKCSESAKVRRIISMGFVPGRKVCVEEELPMGGPFLVSVEDSRIALAREYAAMVFVQKAGTCGRDRSKVDTGVA; this is encoded by the coding sequence ATGGTGAGCGAGAACATCGAAGAGTACCTGGAAAGCATATGGGAGCTTAACCAGTTGGGCAAGCCGGCCAAGACCACGGACATCGCCGCGGAGCTGAAGGTGTCGCCCGCCAGCGTCACCGAGATGGTCCAGAAGCTGGCCGAGGAAGGTTACGTAGTTTACGAGAAGTACAAAGGGGTCACGCTCACCGAGGAAGGAAACCGCATCGGTTCCAAGATAAAACGCCGCCACCGGCTGCTGGAGAGATTCCTGGTCGACATCCTGGGGGTGGAGAACGAGAAGAGCCACGAGGAGGCCTGCCGTCTCGAGCACACCATCTCCGATGTCAGCGAGAAAAGCCTGTGCCAGATGATGAACAATCCTCAGACCTCGCCCAAGGGCAAGCCCATCCCCCGGTGCGAGAACAACTGCCTGGACTGCATCGGCGAACCCACAATTTCCATGTCCATGCTGAGGCCCGGCGAGGCCGGCCTCATCACCCACCTCAAGTGCAGCGAGTCCGCCAAGGTGAGGCGGATAATTTCCATGGGCTTCGTACCCGGTCGCAAGGTGTGCGTCGAGGAGGAATTGCCCATGGGCGGACCGTTCCTGGTCAGCGTGGAGGATAGCAGGATCGCCCTGGCCAGAGAGTATGCCGCCATGGTCTTCGTCCAGAAGGCAGGCACCTGCGGCAGAGACCGAAGCAAGGTGGACACCGGGGTCGCTTAA
- a CDS encoding UbiD family decarboxylase: MSIRGLLKGMKDVIKVDEPRSPDLQLTRTLFENQKVPVLFNDVNGGKVVGNLWSNRARVASALGITKEELLPKMIESISNPVKPKEVDDPAFRQVEMDKFDLTKLPIPKFYPKDGGRYITAGVAISEFEGKKNVSFHRLMVLDDHRFGIRLVPRHLFTMHKLSMEKGKDLPVAFCVGVCPSVLLAAATSADYALDEMEIAASMRKACMGESVAVAPTDKGLMVPAYAEYVFEGRLTTDRVDEGPFVDITGTYDDVRKQPVFAVDKIYHQKDPILHVVLPGGLEHFMLMGLPREPVMFKTVRQVVPQVHGVRLTDGGCCWLHGVVSITKNKEGDAMNAAMAAFTGHPSMKKVTIVDKDVDIFNDQDVEWAEATRFQASRGLMVVNNAAGSSLDPSADGTTSKIAIDATRPMGVTKGYEKAQLP; this comes from the coding sequence ATGTCGATCAGGGGCCTCCTGAAGGGTATGAAGGACGTCATTAAGGTGGACGAGCCGCGCTCGCCAGACCTGCAGCTGACCCGAACGTTGTTCGAGAACCAGAAGGTCCCGGTGCTTTTCAACGACGTGAACGGCGGCAAGGTCGTCGGCAATCTATGGAGCAACCGCGCCCGAGTCGCTTCCGCTTTGGGCATCACGAAGGAGGAGCTATTGCCGAAGATGATAGAATCGATCTCCAATCCGGTGAAACCGAAGGAGGTCGATGACCCGGCCTTCCGCCAGGTGGAGATGGACAAGTTCGACCTGACGAAGCTACCGATCCCCAAGTTCTATCCGAAGGACGGTGGGCGGTACATCACCGCCGGCGTGGCCATTTCCGAATTCGAAGGCAAGAAGAACGTGTCCTTCCACAGGCTCATGGTCCTGGACGATCATCGTTTCGGCATCAGGCTCGTTCCACGTCACCTGTTCACGATGCACAAGCTGAGCATGGAGAAGGGCAAGGACTTGCCAGTCGCGTTCTGCGTAGGGGTCTGCCCGTCTGTCCTGCTCGCCGCTGCCACATCCGCAGATTATGCCTTGGACGAGATGGAGATCGCCGCATCGATGAGGAAGGCATGCATGGGCGAATCGGTCGCCGTCGCCCCGACGGACAAGGGTCTCATGGTCCCCGCCTATGCGGAGTATGTGTTCGAAGGCCGCCTCACCACGGACAGGGTCGACGAAGGTCCGTTCGTTGACATTACCGGCACCTACGACGATGTCAGAAAGCAGCCGGTCTTCGCCGTGGACAAGATCTATCACCAAAAGGACCCGATCCTTCACGTCGTCCTTCCCGGCGGATTGGAACACTTCATGCTGATGGGATTGCCGCGCGAGCCGGTCATGTTCAAGACGGTCCGCCAGGTGGTACCGCAGGTGCATGGAGTAAGGCTCACCGATGGTGGATGCTGCTGGCTTCACGGCGTGGTTTCGATCACCAAGAACAAGGAGGGCGACGCCATGAACGCTGCCATGGCCGCTTTCACGGGACACCCTTCAATGAAGAAGGTCACCATCGTCGACAAGGATGTGGACATTTTCAATGACCAGGATGTGGAATGGGCCGAGGCCACCAGGTTCCAGGCCTCCCGCGGGCTGATGGTCGTGAACAACGCGGCCGGTTCTTCGCTGGACCCGAGCGCTGATGGCACCACATCTAAGATCGCCATAGACGCCACCAGGCCGATGGGTGTGACAAAAGGGTACGAGAAGGCTCAATTGCCCTAG